The following DNA comes from Rosa rugosa chromosome 5, drRosRugo1.1, whole genome shotgun sequence.
CACACCCCTTCATTCTATATACAGAGGCATATTTATACAACCTTATACAACCCTAATTCTAGActaacaaggaaagtaatcaaacCACAATTACAATCCCGATTCTATACAATTAGTATAATTCTATTCCTAATAGTAATCCTAAAATATCAGAGCCAAGAATCCGATCCCGGATTTTTGGTCTTGGTTTATTGTTCGTTGCTTCCGCAGTTTAAGGTTAGAAGATTGTTGCAGTTCAAGTATCATGGGTGGAGAAGAAAGTTCCAAGCAGATTGTGACTTCTGATGTGCAGAAGGTGGAGGTATCTGTGAATCAAGAATCCTCAGGAGGGGGATTTGGGGGTGCCAAGCTGAATGGCACGAATTATCGTActtggaagaagatgatgactGCTCATCTTTGCGGTATGGACaagatgggatatgtgaatggaTTAATTAAGACACCGAATGAAGAAGATGTAGGATATGCAAAGTGGGAAACTCACAATGGTGTCGTGATGTCTGTGCTCTACAAGGCCATGACGGATGAGGTAGTACAATTAATCATTGGGTGTGAAACTGCAGGAGAAATTTGGAGGACTCTGAAGCAATTGTATCTGAATGACTCAGATTTTGCACAAATACATGAGCTCCATACCAAGGCGTTCATGATGACTCAGGGTGGGCGGCCTGTGGCAGTATACTACGCTGCCCTCAAAGGCTTATGGCTGGAAATTGATCAAAGGCGTCCCAACAAGATGAAGAATGCTGATGACATCAAGTTACACAATGAAGAGAAGGATCTAATGAGGCTGCATATCTTCCTTCATGGTCTCGACGACAAGCATGCTAGTGCAAAGGGTGAGTTTCTCAGACGTGGAACTCCACCTACTCTTGAGGATGCCTTTGCATACATACGCAAAGATGAGACTCAACTTGATAGCACCAAAGCAATCCATTCGGAGTTATCAAGTCTCACTGTCCAAACCAATCCTTCACCGTCAAAATATGTACCACCACCTCAACAACTTCGACCACAACCAAGTTCTCAAGGAGGAACACGGCCGTACTGTACTTTCTGCAAGAATTATGGGCATTGGAGGACTAAGTGTCATCGATTGAATGGGTATCCGAATCAACAAAAAACCTGGAATAAATCAGGAGCTAACCAACAGGGTCGTACCACTGCTGCAAATTTAATTCAGAACCCGGACTACCAGGATATGGAGGAAAAGGATCAAAAGTCGGGTAATGCTTCAGTCTCTTTTGTTGGAAGAGGTAAGTTTGGTAAGGCTTTATTTGTCTCTGACTTTGTTGGggaagatacttggattattgattctggtgcatctgatcatatgacttacAATAAATCATTCTTTACCTCTCTCTCAATCCCACCAGTGTCCAAAGTTACTAATGCTAATGGTGAAGCCTTTCCCGTATTAGGAATAGGAACTGTTAGAGTCACACCAAACTTAGAGCTTAGGAATGTGTTATATGTTCCTGATTTGTCACATCACTTAATCTCTGTTCCTCAATTAAATACTGAATCTCAGTGCTCTGTGACCTTTTTTCCCATGTATGTGGTTTTTCAGGATCTTCAGTCCAGGGAGATAATTGGCCGAGGAGATTTGAGGGGGAGGTTGTTTCATCTGGATCGGATGTATGCGGGGATAACACCAGGGAAGAAGGCCCCAGTAGCTTTGATTTCGAGTTCTGAGCAGCGATTGAATGAAGTGTGGTTGTGGCATCGTCGTCTTGGTCATCCTTCCTTTAGTAATATGAGAAAGTCTATGCCCTCTTTATTTTTGGGTATTTCAGAGTCATCTATTTTAAGTGTGAAACTTGCATTCTGGCCAAAAGCCATCGAGTTAGCTACCCTTTGAGTATTTCAAATAAAAGTCTTGTACcttttgaattgattcattCTGATTTATGGGGACCCTCACGGGATCCTACTCCTTCTGGTATGCGCTATTTTGTGTCTTTTATTGACGATTGTACTCGCGTTTCTTGGATTGCTTTACTGAAGTCCAAGGATGCTGTGTTTCCAGCTtttaaaaattttcaaaatatgaTTCATACACAGtacaacggtcagatcaaactCTTTCGGTCTGATAATAGGGGGAATATAAGAGCAGTGAGTTCCAAGAATATCTTTGTACACAGGGTATCATACATCAAACCACATCTCCTCAAACCCCGGAACAGAATGGTGTTTCTGAGCGTAAGAATCGCCACCTTCTTGAAGTTGCTCGTTCGATTCTCTTTAGTGCAAATATGCCCAAGTATTTATGGGGAGAAGCAGTTCTCACTGCCTCTCATCTTATCAATAGGATGTCGTCTAGTGTTCTCCAAAATCAGATTCCAGTTGAGGTCCTCTCATCCCATGTATCTCTTCCTTCTTTCCATAATCTTCCTGCTCGAGTCTTTGGGTGCATTGCCTTTGTTCATATTCCTAAGAACCAACGCTCGAAGTTAGAACCTCGTGCCTTAAAGTGTGTTTTTGTTGGGTTTGGGACTCATCAGAAAGGGTAtaagtgttttcatcctcctacaAAAAAATTCTATGTGACTATGGATGTCACATTTTTCGAGGATGCCTGCTATTTTTCTCCCACTCACCCTTCTCTTCAGGGGAAGCAATATGGTTATTTTGAAGAGATGGTAAGTGGCAGTGGCAGCAATACAAATGacaaagaaggaaaagagacagaaggaaaagaaatagaagaagaGATGGTAAGTGGCAGTGGCAGCAATACAAATGacaaagaaggaaaagagacagaaggaaaagaaagagaagaaacagaaagtgACGCAACtgaaggaaaaaggaaaaaaaaaggagaagacaaagacaaagacaaagaagatgatgcAACTGAAGGAagaggagaaagagaaagagaagaaatggaagaaagagaaagagaagaaaaagaaagagaagaaagagaaagagaagaaacggaagaaagagaagaaaaggacgaaaaagaaagagaagaaaaagaagaaagagacagagaagaaaaagaaaaagaaaaagaagaaagagacagAGAAGAAAACGAAATAGAAATTGGTGGAGATGCAATATCGCTGGAAACTTCTCCCTCCTCTTCATCTCTTCCCTCGAGCCAAACTCTCCAAGATCCTGAAGGTCAACGTGAGGTAATACCTGAACCCAATTTATCTATTTTACCTTCTCGTTCTACTCGTGGTAAACCACCAAAGAAATATGAACCTAGTCTTAAAGCTAAGTCTAAGTACCCGGTTGCCAATTATGTATCTACACATAGGTTATCCAAGTCATATGAGTCGTTTGTGCATCAGATTTcctctgtatctattcctaacaaagtgcaggatgctctaCGAGATCCAAAGTGGTCAAAAGCGATGGAAGAAGAGATGGAAGCCCTACAGAAGAATAACACTTGGGAATTGATGGTGTTACCTAAAGGGAAAAGGCCAGTTGGATGTAAATGGGTCTACACAATTAAACATGATTCAGATGGCTCAGTTAGTAGATATAAGGCGAGATTGGTAGCAAAAGGGTTTACACAGACGTATGATGTAGACTATGATGAGACGTTTGCACCCGTAGCCAAGATCAATACTATCAGAGTGCTTCTCTCTTTGGCGGCTAATCTGGATTGGCCTCTCAAGCAACTTGATGTGAAAAATGCTTTTCTACATGGAGATTTGGCTGAAGAAGTGTATATGAGTCTACCTCCCGGGTATGAGACTGCTGATAAAACAGATGTTGTGTGTAGGTTGAAGAAGTCACTCTATCGCTGGAAACTTCTCCCTCCTCTTCATCTCTTCCCTCGAGCCAAACTCTCCAAGATCCTGAAGGTCAACGTGAGGTAATACCTGAACCCAATTTATCTATTTTACCTTCTCGTTCTACTCGTGGTAAACCACCAAAGAAATATGAACCTAGTCTTAAAGCTAAGTCTAAGTACCCGGTTGCCAATTATGTATCTACACATAGGTTATCCAAGTCATATGAGTCGTTTGTGCATCAGATTTcctctgtatctattcctaacaaagtgcaggatgctctaCGAGATCCAAAGTGGTCAAAAGCGATGGAAGAAGAGATGGAAGCCCTACAGAAGAATAACACTTGGGAATTGATGGTGTTACCTAAAGGGAAAAGGCCAGTTGGATGTAAATGGGTCTACACAATTAAACATGATTCAGATGGCTCAGTTAGTAGATATAAGGCGAGATTGGTAGCAAAAGGGTTTACACAGACGTATGATGTAGACTATGATGAGACGTTTGCACCCGTAGCCAAGATCAATACTATCAGAGTGCTTCTCTCTTTGGCGGCTAATCTGGATTGGCCTCTCAAGCAACTTGATGTGAAAAATGCTTTTCTACATGGAGATTTGGCTGAAGAAGTGTATATGAGTCTACCTCCCGGGTATGAGACTGCTGATAAAACAGATGTTGTGTGTAGGTTGAAGAAGTCACTCTATGGGTTGAAGCAATCCCCCCCCGTGCATGGTTTGGACGCTTTACTCAGGCAATGAAGCGGTTTGGTTACAAACAAAGCAACTCGGATCATACTCTCTTCCTTAAGCATCAGAAGGGTAAAGTAATGGCATTAATcatctatgttgatgatatggtgATCACAGGTGATGATCGAGAGGATATTAAGAGGTTGCAGCAACAGTTAGCttcagagtttgagatgaaagaccttGGTGACTTGAGATACTTCCTTGGGATAAAGGTGGCCAGGGGAGTAGCAGCATCTTCTTGTGCCAAAGAAAATATGTTCTAGACTTGCTGTCAGAAACGGGCATGTTAGATTGCAGGCCAGCTGATACACCAATTGAACAGAATCACCGGTTAGCGGAGTACCCTGACCAAGTCCCGACTGATAGGGCGAggtatcagaggttagttggcagaTTAATTTATTTGGGTCACACTAGACCTGATTTGGCGTATGCAGTAAGTGTGGTGAGCCAGTTCATGCATAACCCAAGTGAAGACCATATGGATGCAGTCGTGCGAATCCTGCGGTATCTAAATAGAGCTCCCGGGAAAGGCCTTATGTTCTCAAAACATCACTGCCTAGAGGTGAGTGGTTAtactgatgctgattgggctggtAATATTACTGATAGGAGATCGACCTCGGGTTACTTTACATTTGTTGGatggaaccttgtcacttggaagagtaaaaaacaaaaggtggtggcAAGGTCGAGTGCTGAAGCcaagtatagaggtatggcacatggagtatgTGAGTTGTTATGGTTACGTAATTTATTGCGTGatttggggttcaagccaaAAAGAGCTATGGAGTTGTTTTGTGATAACAAAGCAGTTATTGAAATTTCACATAACCCAGTGCAGCATGATCGTACGAAGCATGTGGAAGTTGACCGGCACTTTATCAAGGAGAAGTTGGATGCAAACCTGATTGCCTTCCCATTCGTACCAACTGAGGAGCAGTTAGCAGATGTTCTGACTAAGGGTGTGTCAGTCAAAGTATTTcgtgactcacttgacaagttgggcattcgagatgtgtatgctccaacttgagggggagtgttgtgaGTCACAGATATTTTAGGATTACTATTAGGAATAGAATTATACTAATTGTATAGAATCAGGATTGTAATTGTGgtttgattactttccttgttagTCTAGAATTAGGGTTGTATAAGGTTGTATAAATATGCCTCTGTATATAGAATGAAGGGGTGTGAGAATTTATCACTCAAAAGCTTCTTGTTCTCTAAAGCTTCTTGTTCTCTTAGTTTTAACTGTCGGCAAGTCGGAGAGTTAATTAGGAGAAAGATTGAGAATTTGTGGGCTCATATACTTTGTTTAATAGAAGATGAATGCTTTTATACTTTGTTTAATAGTTGTGGGAACAATTTGAaggaaattctagtgtacttgtgggtatctcatacccacatttacaaaagtgacaacaaatttgttgtcagagtggtaatgttgagtcatatatattttgtgtaatcttagttctaataatagtaattacacctcttacgacattgttacaagcttttgaacaaattcgttgtcaatgttgtaatttttgtttaactatatgtaaatagtgtaaatgaatatggtaacttttgttctcaatattgtaattttggttcaaataattgtaattttttattcaaatagttgtaaatgagtgtatgagatacccactAGTACCATAGCTTGTCTCACAATTTGGTACTCTGTTATGGCTGTGAAGACGGCAAGTCGCTGCTCTTATCATTAATCATACATATACAATTATAAATACAAGGTGTGAAGATCGGGAATAAGCCAAAAAAGAAGAGTCAGGGAAGAAAAATCCAAGTCTCACTGGGGGTAgttgtaaaaccataattacatgctcacaacatatgcacaacaatcataaaaggattaaggcttaccttctgcaattactgtcatagattccatcttatgcaactgcttaactcgatcactgaatgtggtcttctgttacttaccaacttgcttctcaatggacagaacttatgcaataatcgtggtagtaatcagggaccaattcatctgtatatatatgagacttaaacctcaagaagcttcccattaaagcattccttgtcggtttaggtttcactgttagattcctaatgtatcacaacttgtagcatttcttgtagactaagcaatggattactatccttaatgaattgatacactacttcattaagtcactagtattgattcactgtttgtatccatgttaaactaggattgatattaagctaatcatcaattactttatgataatatgtgttatgtccatatttgatcttacaatctcccccttggactcacacatttcatgctcgatgatttgcaccagagaacatcaaaacctacttaacttactgaagtgcgcgccagataacaaactcaaatcgaaaatccat
Coding sequences within:
- the LOC133708340 gene encoding secreted RxLR effector protein 161-like, encoding MLDCRPADTPIEQNHRLAEYPDQVPTDRARYQRLVGRLIYLGHTRPDLAYAVSVVSQFMHNPSEDHMDAVVRILRYLNRAPGKGLMFSKHHCLEVSGYTDADWAGNITDRRSTSGYFTFVGWNLVTWKSKKQKVVARSSAEAKYRGMAHGVCELLWLRNLLRDLGFKPKRAMELFCDNKAVIEISHNPVQHDRTKHVEVDRHFIKEKLDANLIAFPFVPTEEQLADVLTKGVSVKVFRDSLDKLGIRDVYAPT